One window of the Tachypleus tridentatus isolate NWPU-2018 chromosome 10, ASM421037v1, whole genome shotgun sequence genome contains the following:
- the Mat1 gene encoding CDK-activating kinase assembly factor isoform X1 yields the protein MTILITVLVLPQMDEAACPRCKTTKYRNPSLKLLVNVCGHALCENCVELLFLKGSGTCAECGIPLRRNDFRIQIFEDPYVEKEVDIRRKILKDFNKREEEFSSLREYNDYLEEIETIIFNLVNNVDFEATKRKIELYKKENRTQISKNRGKISRDEEELEILLEQEKQQTHFRKQQFLEEEKEIKKSRLKQKEALIDDLMFSDLPAGQILASHVSNVKETEISRRGPTKPTVVQFSTGITLGQKETFIPIPKEPDGELYVYRELVVPLCGPNPPIYDMLEANGYTKHVRTSSETEKAGGFTSKLACYRALQEGVCGLYFIPKQ from the exons ATGACAATACTGATAACAGTGTTG GTGCTACCTCAGATGGATGAAGCTGCATGTCCTCGATGCAAAACAACAAAGTACAGAAATCCATCCCTCAAACTGTTAGTAAATGTTTGTGGTCATGCTCTTTGTGAAAACTGTGTAGAGCTCTTATTTCTGAAGGGCTCAGGTACATGTGCTGAATGTGGTATACCTCTCAGGAGGAATGATTTTAGGATTCAAATTTTTGAAGATCCTTATGTTGAGAAGGAAGTTGACATTAGGcgaaaaattttaaaagattttaataAGAGAGAAGAGGAGTTCTCATCGCTAAGAGAATACAATGATTACCTGGAAGAGAttgaaacaattatatttaatctTGTAAATAATGTGGATTTTGAAGCAACAAAACGAAAAATTGAACTCTACAAAAAGGAAAATCGTACACAGATATCAAAAAACAGAGGCAAAATTAGCAGAGATGAGGAAGAGTTAGAGATTCTGTTGGAACAGGAAAAACAGCAGACACACTTTAGAAAACAACAATTCTTAGAAGaagaaaaggaaattaaaaaatcaaGGTTAAAACAAAAAGAAGCATTGATTGATGATTTGATGTTCTCTGATCTACCAGCTGGACAGATTTTAGCCAGTCATGTCTCaaatgtaaaagaaactgaaatttcAAGAAGAGGTCCAACCAAACCTACAGTGGTTCAGTTTTCAACTGGTATTACACTTGGTCAAAAGGAAACATTTATTCCAATTCCAAAGGAACCTGATGGTGAATTATATGTCTATAGAGAACTTGTAGTCCCACTTTGTGGCCCAAATCCTCCAATTTATGACATGTTGGAAGCTAATGGATATACAAAACATGTAAGAACCTCCTCTGAAACAGAAAAAGCTGGTGGTTTTACCTCGAAGCTTGCATGTTATAGAGCTTTACAAGAAGGAGTTTGTGGTCTATACTTTATTCCTAAGCAATGA
- the Mat1 gene encoding CDK-activating kinase assembly factor isoform X2 — translation MDEAACPRCKTTKYRNPSLKLLVNVCGHALCENCVELLFLKGSGTCAECGIPLRRNDFRIQIFEDPYVEKEVDIRRKILKDFNKREEEFSSLREYNDYLEEIETIIFNLVNNVDFEATKRKIELYKKENRTQISKNRGKISRDEEELEILLEQEKQQTHFRKQQFLEEEKEIKKSRLKQKEALIDDLMFSDLPAGQILASHVSNVKETEISRRGPTKPTVVQFSTGITLGQKETFIPIPKEPDGELYVYRELVVPLCGPNPPIYDMLEANGYTKHVRTSSETEKAGGFTSKLACYRALQEGVCGLYFIPKQ, via the coding sequence ATGGATGAAGCTGCATGTCCTCGATGCAAAACAACAAAGTACAGAAATCCATCCCTCAAACTGTTAGTAAATGTTTGTGGTCATGCTCTTTGTGAAAACTGTGTAGAGCTCTTATTTCTGAAGGGCTCAGGTACATGTGCTGAATGTGGTATACCTCTCAGGAGGAATGATTTTAGGATTCAAATTTTTGAAGATCCTTATGTTGAGAAGGAAGTTGACATTAGGcgaaaaattttaaaagattttaataAGAGAGAAGAGGAGTTCTCATCGCTAAGAGAATACAATGATTACCTGGAAGAGAttgaaacaattatatttaatctTGTAAATAATGTGGATTTTGAAGCAACAAAACGAAAAATTGAACTCTACAAAAAGGAAAATCGTACACAGATATCAAAAAACAGAGGCAAAATTAGCAGAGATGAGGAAGAGTTAGAGATTCTGTTGGAACAGGAAAAACAGCAGACACACTTTAGAAAACAACAATTCTTAGAAGaagaaaaggaaattaaaaaatcaaGGTTAAAACAAAAAGAAGCATTGATTGATGATTTGATGTTCTCTGATCTACCAGCTGGACAGATTTTAGCCAGTCATGTCTCaaatgtaaaagaaactgaaatttcAAGAAGAGGTCCAACCAAACCTACAGTGGTTCAGTTTTCAACTGGTATTACACTTGGTCAAAAGGAAACATTTATTCCAATTCCAAAGGAACCTGATGGTGAATTATATGTCTATAGAGAACTTGTAGTCCCACTTTGTGGCCCAAATCCTCCAATTTATGACATGTTGGAAGCTAATGGATATACAAAACATGTAAGAACCTCCTCTGAAACAGAAAAAGCTGGTGGTTTTACCTCGAAGCTTGCATGTTATAGAGCTTTACAAGAAGGAGTTTGTGGTCTATACTTTATTCCTAAGCAATGA
- the LOC143228056 gene encoding uncharacterized protein LOC143228056 yields the protein MLKKLVCIFILYIFSTNGLEPEQPDQNGLVPKSRVRRIAFPPDSTLEITAELLLPIPLANGVTSAVCIELPVAVAVPPAETFFATYYKTRSIAENRLGFFSGVETMLKRFGIDGKECVLRTICEVAEVPLLEDGLLGEVLNLLISASKVPDDYKLLEDYVNAEKYGRKNGNCEEAYSKCPFSLFKVFEI from the exons ATGTTAAAGAAGCTCGTCTGTATCTTTATcctttatatattttcaacaaacgGTCTGGAACCCGAACAACCAGATCAGAATGGCCTCGTTCCTAAAAGTCGGGTAAGACGTATAGCCTTTCCACCAGACAGTACGCTTGAGATTACTGCCGAATTGCTGTTGCCTATTCCTTTAGCAAATGGAGTCACTAGCGCCGTCTGCATTGAACTTCCTGTCGCTGTTGCAGTGCCACCCGCTGAAACATTTTTCGCTACTTACTATAAAACAAGAAGTATAGCAGAGAACAGATTAGGATTTTTTAGTGGGGTTGAGACAATGCTAAAGCGATTTGGAATTGATGGAAAAGAGTGTGTTCTCAGGACCATATGTGAGGTGGCAGAAGTACCATTATTAGAAGACGGACTTCTCGGAGAAGTTTTGAATTTGCTTATCTC agcATCCAAAGTTCCAGACGATTACAAATTACTAGAAGATTACGTAAACGCTGAGAAGTATGGAAGAAAGAATGGAAACTGTGAAGAGGCTTATTCAAAATGTCCGTTTTCATTATTTAAGGTGTTTGAAATCTAA